Proteins encoded within one genomic window of Rhinolophus sinicus isolate RSC01 linkage group LG05, ASM3656204v1, whole genome shotgun sequence:
- the LTA gene encoding lymphotoxin-alpha, giving the protein MTPPGRLYLLRVCGTPLLLLLLGLVLALPPEAQGLPGIGFSPSAARIAHQHPQKHFAQGTHKPAAHLVGDPGSQNSLRWRANTDRAFLRHGFSLSNNSLLVPTSGLYFVYSQVVFSGEGCFPKATPSPLYLAHEVQLFSSQYPFHVSLLSAQKSVCPGPQGPWVHSVYQGAVFLLTQGDQLSTHTDGIYHLLLSPSSVFFGAFAL; this is encoded by the exons ATGACACCACCTGGACGTCTCTATCTCCTGAGGGTGTGTGGcacccccctcctcctcctccttctgggGTTGGTGCTGGCCCTGCCGCCTGAGGCCCAG GGGCTCCCTGGTATTGGCTTCTCACCCTCAGCTGCCCGGATTGCCCATCAGCACCCCCAGAAGCACTTCGCACAGGGCACCCACAAACCTGCCGCTCACCTTGTTG GAGACCCCGGCTCCCAGAACTCGCTGCGCTGGAGAGCAAACACGGATCGTGCCTTCCTCCGCCATGGCTTCTCTTTGAGCAACAATTCCCTCCTGGTCCCCACCAGTGGCCTCTACTTCGTCTACTCCCAGGTGGTCTTCTCCGGGGAAGGCTGCTTCCCCAAGGCCACCCCCAGCCCTCTCTACCTGGCCCACGAGGTCCAGCTCTTCTCCTCCCAGTACCCCTTCCACGTGTCTCTCCTCAGCGCTCAGAAGTCCGTGTGCCCAGGGCCTCAGGGACCGTGGGTGCACTCGGTGTACCAGGGAGCTGTGTTCCTGCTCACCCAGGGAGACCAGCTATCCACTCACACAGATGGCATTTACCACCTGCTCCTCAGTCCCAGTAGTGTCTTCTTTGGAGCCTTCGCTCTGTAG
- the TNF gene encoding tumor necrosis factor: protein MSTESMIRDVELAEEALPKKAGGPQGFRRCLCLSLFSFLLVAGATTLFCLLHFGVIGPQREEFPADLQFINPLAHTLGVSSRTPSDKPVAHVVANPQTEGQLKWLSRRANALLTNGMLLTDNQLVVPLDGLYLIYSQVLFKGQGCPQSHVLLTHTVSRFAVSYQSKVNLLSAIKSPCQRETAEGAEAKPWYEPIYLGGVFQLEKGDRLSAEINLPEYLDVAEPGQVYFGIIAL, encoded by the exons ATGAGCACTGAAAGCATGATCCGGGACGTGGAGCTGGCTGAGGAGGCGCTCCCCAAGAAGGCAGGGGGCCCCCAGGGCTTCAGACGGTGCTTGTGCCTCAgcctcttctccttcctgctcGTGGCAGGAGCTACCACACTCTTCTGCCTGCTGCACTTCGGGGTGATCGGCCCCCAGAGGGAAGAG TTCCCAGCTGACCTCCAGTTCATCAACCCTCTGGCCCACACGCTTG gAGTGTCTTCTCGAACCCCGAGTGACAAGCCCGTTGCCCACGTTGTAG caAACCCCCAAACCGAGGGACAGCTCAAGTGGCTGAGCCGGCGTGCCAATGCCCTCTTGACCAATGGCATGTTACTGACAGACAACCAGCTGGTGGTGCCTCTGGACGGGCTGTACCTCATCTACTCCCAGGTCCTCTTCAAGGGTCAAGGCTGTCCTCAAAGCCATGTGCTCCTCACCCACACCGTCAGCCGCTTCGCTGTCTCCTACCAGTCCAAGGTCAACCTCCTGTCTGCCATCAAGAGCCCTTGCCAGAGGGAGACCGCAGAGGGGGCTGAGGCCAAACCATGGTACGAGCCCATCTACCTGGGAGGGGTCTTCCAGCTGGAGAAGGGTGATCGACTCAGCGCTGAGATCAACCTGCCCGAGTACCTCGATGTTGCCGAACCCGGGCAGGTCTACTTTGGGATCATTGCCTTGTGA
- the LTB gene encoding lymphotoxin-beta isoform X1 translates to MGALGLEGWGRRPQGKGCLLLAVAGATSLVTLLLAVPITVLAVLSVVPQEQGGLVTGTTEPGAQAQAQQRLGFQELPEQDAETDPSPKLPAAHLIGKTRPGSPQHTAPHPTPRFPQSPARAHCRGAWTQGQGLGWETKKEEAFLRSGTQFSRAEGLALPRDGLYYLYCHVGYRGRAPPADGDPLGRSVTLRSRLYRAGGAYGPGTPELLLEGAETVSPALDPARRLWYTSVGFGGLVQLRRGERVYVNISHPDMVDYRRGKTFFGAVMVG, encoded by the exons ATGGGGGCACTggggctggagggctgggggaggaggcccCAGGGGAAAGGCTGCCTCCTGCTGGCTGTGGCAGGAGCCACTTCCCTGGTGACCCTGCTGCTGGCTGTGCCTATCACTGTCCTGGCTGTGCTGTCAGTGGTGCCCCAGGAGCAGGGAGGACTG GTAACAGGGACCACTGAGCCGGGGGCACAGGCACAGGCCCAGCAGCGATTGG GGTTCCAGGAGCTGCCAGAGCAGGATGCAGAAACAGATCCCAGCCCCAAGCTCCCGGCTGCCCACCTCATAG GCAAAACCCGGCCTGGATCTCCCCAGCACACCGCTCCGCACCCCACACCCAGGTTCCCTCAATCCCCAGCTCGTGCTCATTGCAGAG GCGCTTGGAcacaggggcaggggctgggctgggagacgaAGAAAGAAGAGGCGTTCCTGAGAAGCGGGACACAGTTCTCCCGCGCGGAGGGGCTAGCCCTCCCGCGGGACGGCCTCTATTACCTCTACTGTCACGTCGGCTACCGAGGCCGGGCGCCCCCTGCGGACGGGGACCCCCTCGGCCGCTCGGTCACGCTGCGCAGCCGGCTGTACCGGGCGGGGGGCGCCTATGGACCCGGGACTCCGGAGCTGCTGCTCGAGGGCGCCGAGACGGTGAGCCCAGCCTTGGACCCGGCCCGGAGGCTCTGGTATACGAGCGTGGGGTTCGGCGGCCTGGTGCAGCTCCGGAGGGGCGAGAGGGTGTACGTCAACATCAGTCACCCGGATATGGTGGACTACAGGAGAGGGAAGACCTTCTTTGGGGCTGTGATGGTGGGGTGA
- the LTB gene encoding lymphotoxin-beta isoform X2, whose amino-acid sequence MGALGLEGWGRRPQGKGCLLLAVAGATSLVTLLLAVPITVLAVLSVVPQEQGGLVTGTTEPGAQAQAQQRLGFQELPEQDAETDPSPKLPAAHLIGAWTQGQGLGWETKKEEAFLRSGTQFSRAEGLALPRDGLYYLYCHVGYRGRAPPADGDPLGRSVTLRSRLYRAGGAYGPGTPELLLEGAETVSPALDPARRLWYTSVGFGGLVQLRRGERVYVNISHPDMVDYRRGKTFFGAVMVG is encoded by the exons ATGGGGGCACTggggctggagggctgggggaggaggcccCAGGGGAAAGGCTGCCTCCTGCTGGCTGTGGCAGGAGCCACTTCCCTGGTGACCCTGCTGCTGGCTGTGCCTATCACTGTCCTGGCTGTGCTGTCAGTGGTGCCCCAGGAGCAGGGAGGACTG GTAACAGGGACCACTGAGCCGGGGGCACAGGCACAGGCCCAGCAGCGATTGG GGTTCCAGGAGCTGCCAGAGCAGGATGCAGAAACAGATCCCAGCCCCAAGCTCCCGGCTGCCCACCTCATAG GCGCTTGGAcacaggggcaggggctgggctgggagacgaAGAAAGAAGAGGCGTTCCTGAGAAGCGGGACACAGTTCTCCCGCGCGGAGGGGCTAGCCCTCCCGCGGGACGGCCTCTATTACCTCTACTGTCACGTCGGCTACCGAGGCCGGGCGCCCCCTGCGGACGGGGACCCCCTCGGCCGCTCGGTCACGCTGCGCAGCCGGCTGTACCGGGCGGGGGGCGCCTATGGACCCGGGACTCCGGAGCTGCTGCTCGAGGGCGCCGAGACGGTGAGCCCAGCCTTGGACCCGGCCCGGAGGCTCTGGTATACGAGCGTGGGGTTCGGCGGCCTGGTGCAGCTCCGGAGGGGCGAGAGGGTGTACGTCAACATCAGTCACCCGGATATGGTGGACTACAGGAGAGGGAAGACCTTCTTTGGGGCTGTGATGGTGGGGTGA